AGATCAAGGAAAACATTGGATTTCAATCTGATGCCACATGGGAGTCTACATAGGAGAAGTGAGGCCAAGCCCAGGTCGTCAAACCACCTCACCTGTGGACTTCAGTCCGCCTTCCAGGAGTAGCAAGGTGACTCTGGCCTTCTGAAAGACCCATCACATAGCTATATTCTGTTACTAAAAGCCTCCATGTCTCAAGGTCACCATAAGGGACAGATATGTTAGAAGCCACGTGCACGTAAGAATGTGCAGCAAGCAGGAAGAGTCTGTGGGCTAATTTTAGGTTCACAACAGCATAACCCATCTCAACACAGCCCCTTAATGTGACCAATGAACGATGCAGTTGTAGAAAATGGGAACTAAGTGAATGCAGAGAGTCACAGTTTTCTGGGTGGGGCAGAGATCTGGGTGCCAGGCTGGAGGTGGGACATACCAAAAGATGATGTCATTACTATGGCTAAGCACTCTTCCTTGTCTGAGCCTTGCCCCTAACACTACCAAGTCAGGATGTTCATAACATGGCTCCAAAGAGTTTGTGTGGTGATGAAGGAAGAGATTAAAGAGTCAGTGCTCAGCCATGTCCCTGGTAGAAGCCTCAAGAGGAATTaagtgtggtatggtgtggtgtggtatgtgtgtgtgtgtgtgtgtgtgtgtgtgtgtgtgtgtatgtatgtaggtgtatgtACACATACGTATACTTGCATTTGGAGGCTAGGGATAAATCTCATGTTTCATTCCTCAGAGATCACTAACCTTGTTTGGGGTGGAGGTTGGGGAGCAGAATCTCTTCCTGACTaaactaggctggctggccagaagGCCACAGGGATCCACTTACGTCTgccttcctgatgctgggattaTGAATACAtgttaccacacctggctttttgcATGTGTCCTGGAGATTAAATTTAGGGCTTCCTTGGGAAGGAAACACTCTACAGACTGAGACTTCATAAATTATCAATATTCTTCATTCCCAAGGTGGGATTCTTACAATAAAGTGCAGAGGAGGGCATGTTAGCTTGTGCTTTAGTGTAAACCCTTAGCAGACTCCATCGCTAGATCCAGATCCAGGACaagcctcctctctctgtcctcttctcTGATCTTCTATGGTCTTCTTATGAGAAATCCCCACTGGCACTCTGTCAGCCTTCTGAGCACAGCTTCACAAATGGCAGCTGATGTTCCTGAGTGGGTGTGaattctcccctcctttcctagGATTCAATCCACTTTCAAGAATGAAGTCATTGAACGTACCATCTTTTTGAGAGAAGTCACCCAAAGAGATCTCAGCAGGAAGTTTGTTTGCTTTGCCCAGAACTCCATTGGGAACACAACACGAACCATCCagctgaggaagaaggaaggaggtaagccttccttcttgttcccAAAGATTGACAACTGTTCTTCTTGAAAGGGGGAGGGACATTTTCCCAAAGAAGAGTATCAGTGTTTGCTGTGAATGTTTTTCAGACACTGAAGCACTTTGCTGTGGTAGCTCCTTTAAGGCCTAGAGCACGGCCATGCAACTGACTTTGACTTGGGCTTCTTAACAACTAATTTGTGCGCAGAAGAGCCCATTACTCAACTCACCCAGATTGTCCGTTCATGCTGTTACCCATTCATGTATCCTTCCCACTATTCATTCCCTAAAGCACTCAATTAGCCCATTTCTCCCTCCTGTACCTACAAGAATCCCCAGACCTACCTGCCTACACCCACTGTGGCAGGTCCAGTGTGCAGGCATCACTTTCTTTGCCATTTGCTTCTGCTGGCTTCCAGAGAGCATGACAACAGTTCAGGGAAATGACTGATGAGTCCCATACTTAACAAGATGTCCAGGGATGAGGTTGAGTCAGTCATGGACTCGCTCAGTTGATGACTGGGACACAATCTACTAGTGTAAATGTCCTCCAGCCATTGTGTGACATTGTAAGCATGCTGTGTGTGGCTTTCCTATGCAGATCCCTTATTTACATGACAATCATGGACAGTGCAGGGTGTTGCTGATGTAATTCCTGGCATGGGAGTGTTTAGACTCCTGTGGGGATGAGCACACACAAAGGTACTCTATAACAGGCAGCAAGAAAGGGGCAGACGAGCTATGTAGACACTCATAGGAATAACAATAAGCAAAATGGCCCAGCATTGGAGTCAGCTCATCAGGAATTTCCCATCCACCTGGCTCTCTGGAGATAATTGTGGACAATTCCACCCCGACTTAATGTGACAGAGGTAGCAGCACTGGTTTCTATTATGTAACAGGGTATGTTGGCCCAGATGTGTTTGCTCAGATCTCTGTGTTTCCCTTAGCGGTGTTGGTATACCTCCTCCTCGGCACGGCCTTGATGTTGGTGGGCATTCTGGTGGCAGCTGCTTTGCTCTACTGGCACTGGATTGAAGTTGTCTTGCTATGCCGATCCTACAAGAGCAAAGATGAGACTCTGAGGGGTAAGAACATCCAGCCAGCGTGTCTCTCTGACTGAGTGACAAGACCCTGTTACTTAGTTACTCCATACCtattggctttcttttcttagaaCTGTCTTAGGTAAGATTTCACATTGCCTCCTGCCAGCCAGAGCAGCCCATGGGAGAAGTCAGAGGTAGTGTCTTATCTCGTAGGCttagctgcttcttcttcttcttcttcttcttcttcttcttcttcttcttcttcttcttcttctttttcgtcctcctcctccttctccttctttctcttcttctcctcctcctccatctcctcctctttatcctcctcttcttcttcctcttctcctacttatgctttttttcctcttcctccctcctctctctccctcctcctccttctcctcttctgcttcttgCTCTGGCTTTATACCAGGGAAGACTGAAGAAACAATTCTAGCTCACTCTAGTTACCAGGAACCTTGTAGAAGACACTTTTGTGGGATTTATGAAACTTAGAAATATTCTCTCTGCTTAACCAATCTGACGTAATTCAGCAAGTGGCAGCTTTGTGTCCTGTTTGCCTCATGCATAAAACAGGACTATAACAGCAGCAGGCAAAGAGGACAGTTTAGGAGGTCACTGAGGCTAGACATGGTTTGCCTTTAGGCTGGTACCTTAGTACATAGAAACTCGGTATGGTCAACAATGCTTGTCCCGAGAGAATGACGCACACGCCCTGCCTGAGTATTGCTTATTGCTATCCTCACAGCTCCCTTGGAGAAAGATGAAACCATGAGCTTCATATTAGACCACTCGAAGAGGCTGTACATTGTCTTTGACTCTGTAGTCTGGCTTTAGGAAACACATCACCTAGGTTATCACGGCAGGAAAACAAGGCACGCCAGGCACTCTGTCCCAAACAAGTGTAAATTGCACAAAATACAAGTCCTATTATTATTAATGACACTTCTGTCAATCCACCCACAAGACATGGTTATAATACCCATCATGTTGTAGGGCTAGAATGCTGCTTTGTGGACCCCAGGAAGCCTTGGATCAGCATATCTGCAGTGTTGGTGAATGACTGTTGCTTGGAGCAGATCTGCCTGCTATGTAAACACCCTCACTGGGAGGGTCCTCCTGAGGCCAGTGGCTTTTACATGCTGAAGTATCGGCACCCAGAAAAGGAAGTAAGAAGTATTTCAggtctgagtttaatccccaacacacacacacacacacacacacacacacacacacacgcacactagAATCAAGCTAAGAAAAGGGGAGAAATATAtgcattttatctttctttagaTCAATTATTGATAACATCCTTTGAGCTCCATAAACCAACAGTGTTTtcagaatttttgtttgtgtaATTAGCCTTTTTTATTTGAATGGAACAAATGTCTAGTCAATCTTCCCTAGGCGACTCCACACCTCTTTCACtggaatgtttgtttgtttgtttgtttgtttgtttgttttaccttaAGGTTCTGGAGTTAACAAAGCAGAGTCAATTGATGGGGAACGCCAAATTTGTCTCTTgtcatttcacttttcttttttctcttgttttattagatattttgtcaTTTCACGTTTTAACTCTGTGATTTGCTCAGAATCCAGCTCTGGAGCACAGTGGTTCACCGCCCTCTGCTGGTCAAACACAATTTGTTTACAAAATGAAAGCCCAAGAGTTTATAGTGAATGTCTAAACTTCATTTAGAAAGAAATAATACTAGGAGGACATGTGTAGGTCCTCTAACACCATAATCGGCAATTTCATTGCTAAATAAGTTTATCTTTTGAATTATAGAAACCTCTGGCGTTTTGACAAAATGCTGGGAGGAATAGAGGTAGCTATGGTGTATTACACATTTTTAGTTTAGCTTTTAAAATCATCTCTATTGATATCCATCCGCCCTTGTTTTCTCCTCATGCCTCCTCGGTAAAGGTGGTCTCACGCTTTAACCCTTTCTCCATACCAGCCTGTCCTGTCTGTCCTCCTCGCCCTTACCTCAAGCTCTCACATTTGCACATGTCAGCACTTCCTTGCTGTCCTCAGAGTCTCCTCATTCTGTACGGGCTATCGAGTACCTCAAAAACCAACTTCTAAAGGTTTGGGGGCTCTGAGCCTCCTGTTTTATTTGTGGACGGTAGTCAATCCTTGAGGCTTCCCTTTTGACTCACATTGGGCAAGCACACTGCTGAATGGCCTGAGACACAACTTGTGACCTGAGACACTACAGTTACTTCTAACAACACTGTAGGAGGTTATGGGAACGGCCTGGGATATAAACTCCAGCTGCTCCATCCCAAAGCCTGTGAGTTAacatgtgttttctctctcttctaggtaggttttttatttgtttgtttgttttttattttttagtgcaTCCAATAACAAATCTTCCTGATAATATTATCAACAGAAGTACAAGTGACCTTCATAGTATCCTAAGACTAGTTCTGTAAATGTAGCTTCTCAAATATAAGGAGAGGGCTGGGTGAGATCCAGAGACTCTAATCCGGCATATCTGCTACCTCATGCAACCACTGACATCCTACAAGGAGATCTCTGTTGATCTCACCTCACATGCAGATAGCTGCTGTCATGTGACATGGCACTTCATGACAAGGGTATGTTCAGATACATTGGACTACTTTTCTTTGTAGAAACAAAATATAGTGTGCTTGTATAAATCTAGACAGCATAACCTACTACACAGGAGGCTACGGGCTCTCtggagagtgtgtgtatataagcCTATCTCTACAGGATAGGtactatatttgtaaatatatcgATAAAGCCCGACTGCTCCTAGGTTAAGATGAGATAAACAACCAACACCCAGTTAAGCAAAGGAGAACATTTATCCATTGTGAGACTTGTTAAAGGCCAGGTATGTGTGGCTGCTGATGGCATTGTAGGACAAATACTGTTTAGAAGTGGgagtgttgttcctcctatggcgctgcaaacccctccagctccttgggtcccttttctagctcctgcattggggaccctgtgcttagtccaatgatgtctgtgagcatccacttaCAATATGAGCAAgtctcctcagagctcccagggattaaaccaccaaccaaagagtacacatggacagACCTGTgcctccagccgcatatgtagcagaggatggccttgtcggacatcaatgagaggagaggtcctgggtcctgtgaaggcctgatgcctcagtgtaggggaaggccaagacagggaagagagatgggtgggttagtgagcagggggagggggcttttcagaggggaaaggaggaaacagaatataacatttgaaatgtaatcaaagaaaatatctaatgaaaaaaacctaaaaaaagaaaaaaaagaagcagaagtaCATTCCACAGTCATGGCAAGCTGCGACAAATGTAGAGGTCGGTGGCATAGTCCTGTGTTGTGCACCGGACATGGTCAGAGGGCTGTGCTTCTGTGTGATGTGCACATAGGAGAATTGTGATGTGTTGTAATGCTGTGGTGGCCACAGCAGTCACGGGATAGGAGTCACCTGTGTGTTGTTAATTTGTGGGACCTCCACTGCCACTCGCCCACTGTTAACTGAGCCATCGGTTGCCGTTGCATGGCTGTAAGTATGCCGCCAGCTCCCCGATGGCTACTGGATCCGGGTCTTAACAGCAGTTGCTTTCTGGTTAATATCACTCTTTAACAGAGCAGACTCCTCTTTGATGTGCAACTAATGAACTAGAAACACTGCAGATGCGAAGGGCGATGCCCTCCCGAGCACATGAGCCTCAATCACGGGAGGCCCCAGCTGTTTGATCTATCCCCTGCAAGGACACAGGGACACTTCATAAACTAATCATTGCGTTTTATATGGACAATCAAAACCACTCCATGGTGTGATTTTAAAATGGATGCACCTGCTcgctttgtttttaattccttttagTAAGGACCCCAAATCTTAATTTCTTATCCATTTAGCATATGCTCCAAGCACCTGTATATACCATGGTTCTGtttgttgtcccctttccttagATAAGAAGGAATTTGACGCATTTGTATCCTACGCGGATTGGAGCTCTCCTGAGACTGAAGCCAGAGGATCTCTGAGTGAGGAGCACCTGGCTCTGAATCTTTTCCCAGAAGTATTAGAAAACACATACGGATACAGCTTGTGTTTGCTTGAAAGAGATGTGACCCCAGGAGGAGGTAGGTCCTGCCTGCTATGGAACCAGTTAGAACACAAAGAGCAACCTACTGTAGCCCAGAGTTTCTTCTGTCATGCCTTCATTGTGATACAcaccttatgtgtgtgtgtttgtgtgtgtgtgtgtgtgtgtgtgtgtgtgtgtgtatttatatgagCTTGGACAAGAACACAGAAAACAGTGCTCTGAAGACTTGCTCTGTcttctaaaaatatctattttcaggaaaataataaataatagaaggCCCTGGGAAGGCCACCTAGGCTTTTTCTGGATTCTTCCTGGGAAGTAATCACTCTCATTTTGAACAGATGGCCTTTCTGGCTTCTAGAATTCTGCTTCAGCAGGAGGTGTAGCAGGTCTCTTAGCTGGATGTCACACAAGACCCATCCAGGCCTCAAAGGTCCTGATAGCCTTCCCTGTCCCAGATACTTCCACAAGTAGTTTGGAGTGCACCATATCCCTCAGTCATGTTCTGACGTGATTTAGGGGGTTTAGGTGGTGATTTAAGGCGGCAGGATACAGGGACAGTCAGTGAGTATTGGCACATTTCTTCAACAGTTCAGAGTGTGACAATACCTGGGCAAggttcctttctccttatctctgCCCAAGAGTATCCAAGTTGGATAAAACCCTCCAGGCATCTCTGGAAGGTTCAAACTCATTGTGACTCAAGTTTTAATAATATcagttatttactttttatttccagTGTATGCAGATGACATTGTGCACATCATTAAGAAAAGCCGAAGAGGAATATTTATCCTGAGTCCCAGGTACATCAGTGGACCCCGAGTCTTTGAGCTACAAGCCGCAGTGAACCTTGCCTTGGTTGATCAGACACTGAAATTGATTTTAATTAAGTTTTGTTCGTTCCAAGAGCCAGAATCTCTTCCTTACCTCGTCAAAAAGGCTCTGCGGGTTCTCCCCACAGTCACGTGGAAAGGCTTGAAGTCGGTGCCCGCAAGTTCCAGGTTCTGGACCCAAATTCGTTACCACATGCCTGTGAAGAACTCCAACAGGTTTATGTTCAACTGGCTCAGAATTATCCCAAAGGGCTTTTCCCCTGAAAAGGACCTAGTGAGGCAGAAAGCCCTGGGAGGAACGCGCAACTCGGGGAACAGCCACGGAGCTCAGAACAGAACGCAGGATGAAAGGGACTGCAAGGGAGCGCAGAACCTCCTTCTCTCCAGCCACCAGAAGAGGTGCTGATGGGCAGGGCGCGCTGCATGGATCAGATTGATAAAAGCTTGAGTCTTTCTGCTCTCAGCGCCAAGCAATCTTGACAGGCAGTGGAATGAAGCAGCATCTGAGGTTTTAGGGTCTGAGTTATggaacagacacagagagagtaaTACTGCAGACCTCTGCCTTGCGCTCAGCCCACATTTCCCTGGGAGTTTCCAAGTAGCCTGAGCAGAATCAACAGAAATAGCTCCATGGGCTATccaacatgcatgcatgcctgtttgcattatatgtatgaatatattacATGTTTGTGCATATCTGCAATCAAGTAAATAGGGTTTTATTTGGTTAGGCATGAGTGACTGAAACTTTAAAGCCCTTCTATCAGGAAATGTTGTGCTCCCTTATTCTCTTACCcgtttcctgcttgcttctctctcgcCCTCTTGGGCTCTTGCTCCTCCcgcctctctccacgtggtcatggccggcctctacttctccactctccccttctctctgcctttctcagcctcgactacccccttaactccccttcccatgccctgaaaaaaaaagaagaaattttgcTGCATGTGTAGATATGATTTGGGTCCCTATTTTGAAGGCATGAACCACTTTGAAGGCATGAACAAGAAACATGTGTTTCTAGACCTGCCATTGAATAATTTCATCGTTGGCATAAAATGTCATGACTCACAAATGCTTTTGGTGAGCTCATCCTGTCTCCAAACTTAGAAAGGTACACTATAGAATGGCAGTCATTCCCCTTGTCTCTAAGGGTCTAGGTGAaggttgttctttctttccttctcagtaCTATAAGAAAAAGTCACATCACAAGTCActagaaccaaaaaaaaaaaaaaaatacataatcaATACTCAGAGTGTCAAAATTTTGAGTCAAGTTCTTCTAAATTGTATATAACAGAGAGGACAGAGCCCTCCCCTTGGCTGCTACAATCTGCATAGGATTTAAATTTAGGCATGGGATAGAACTAATTACAATTTCTTCTTGTTCCATTGGCTAGACATCTTATCCAAGTCTCTGCAAGTAGAGGCTAATTTGTCCCAGTTCGTTTGTGTAATTGAGACAAGGGATGGATTTGTAGTTATCTACAGCCTGGAGAGGCAGCAGTCatgaagcagagtctgaggcaTAAGTGCACACATCTACTGACAAGCGCCAAGGATACAACAGATGCCTTACTTTTGCATGAGCCATTTGCCTGCTGACAGTGGTGCCCTATATGGACACTGATTGAGAGGTCTTAGGGGAAGTATTCCTTGGTAACAAGATGGTGTGTTTAAGGGACAGgttattgttttgattagcaAGGTGAATTGATGCTCATAAGTTTATCTGTAGCTAAAACAGGGTTTGAGTTGATGTGGCTGTTTATGACTTTTGAACGCCACCTTTCCTGATGGAACGGTGCCCATGTGGCTCATCACATGGGCAGTGAAGGCAGCACCTCATGACCTGGCTCCCTCGTCATGAGTCACATCCACTGTGGACCAAATGAGGTCCACAGGCAGAGTGGGTCATCCGCTGACATCTGACCACTTGGTGCCTGTGTGAAATGCTCTTCTGATCCTCCTTCACAGAAGAACCACATCATAAAAACCACTTTGGCTTTGGCGCTAAGCAGCATCCTGGCTGGAAATCTCAGAGCTAAAGAGGAACTGAAGAGCATAAATTATCCCTGGAGGAAGTTTTTGTGGGAAGGACCTCTGTGGGATTGCAGTGGGGAGGAACCTACACTTGCTAAACCACTGTGGCCCTGGCTCTGGCCAGgtttcctgggtttcttgttagtCTCTCCTTGAGATCATAGACTCAGAGAGCTCTTCTGGCCAGTGCAGCAAGGTTTATCTTGTTCCCAGATAACTGAGCTCCCAAGCCTTTGGCTTTACAGTGCCTCAGACTTGTATGTACATGAAAGCAGAAATAGCCAGTCCATGCTTATCGGATGTCCTCTTTCTCATGGCTAAGTCCAGTGAGATGACAGGTATGTGTTTGGGGCAAACCATTATTAATAGTTATCCTGTGCATATCAACTAAAGCAAGAGGAATAATCAGAATTCCTATGTGCCTGAGACTTCGGCTGAGCAGCTAGACTCAGCAGAGCCCTGCTTTCTGACTGCACCGTCTAGATGCAGAGGGCATTTATCCTGCCTCTTGTTTCACATACATTGAACAAATACAATGGTCACCACACTTTATTTCAGTATCATCATTTGAGTATAGATTCTGTCCTTCCAGGACACACTGCAGGCCTTTCCTTGTGGATCCTGTATGGTCTCCCAGAGAGTTCTCAGAGAAAGCTTCACCATTCATGTTCTTCCAAGGTCAACAcctcaagtaatataaaataaacacctACGGTCCTGACTACTGGCTCGTTTCATGCCAGCCTGATTCAAGCTGAATCAGTTTGGAAGAAGGAACATTGACTCAGAGAGTACCCCCACCAGACTGgactgtgggcaagcctgtggtacattGTCTTGATACGTGATCAGTGTGGGAGGTCACAGCTCACTGTGTACAGTGTCTCCccggggctggtggtcctggatgctaTGAGTAAGCAGGCTGAATAAGCCATACAGAGGAACCCAGTGGGTAGCACTCTTCCACAGCTCTGCCTCAGTTCCCGCCTCCCGGTTCCTGACTTCTATTCTCTGAACACTGGACCTGAGGATTGTAAGATTGAGGAAACCCTTGCCTCTCCAATTTGCTGTTTTATCTCATAGTGTTTTATctcagtaatagaaaccctaacggAGACACTAACCTCATCACAGCTATACCACCTGGAGATATGCATAGAAAAAATCACTTTGAAGGCTGGTGAGATGATGATTCAGTAGGTCAAACACTTTCAGTGTACCCTGATGACCTACTACGATCTCTGGATCCCACATAAATGCATCAAGAGATCAATTCTCAACTTTTCCTCTGGCCTccctgcatgcctgtgtgccaTATCGTGTGCAAATGCACACACcacactccttcctcctctcccatcagtgCACAGGACAAggataaataacattaaatttgaagacagaaaagaaaatcagagtggaaccaaggtgaca
The Apodemus sylvaticus chromosome 9, mApoSyl1.1, whole genome shotgun sequence DNA segment above includes these coding regions:
- the Il18rap gene encoding interleukin-18 receptor accessory protein — translated: MLCLGWVFLWFFSGEKTTAFNHSACATRKLLWTYSARGAENFVLFCDLQELQKQKFSHISQVSTTQGPARKPCSGSQKDLSDVQWYMQSRSGGPLEEISRNSPHMQNKGMLRILAPQMNSIRSYICRPRIRSPQDMACCIKTVLEVKSQRNVSCGNSAQDEQVLLLGSIGSIHCPSLTCQSEVQSPEMTWYKDGRLLSEYKKNPIEVEDTYDFHQGLYVCDYTQSDNMSSWTVRAVVQVRTIDKDINVRPDILDPITDTLDVELGKPLTLPCRVQFGFQRFSKPVIKWYVKESTQEWEMPVFEEKRIQSTFKNEVIERTIFLREVTQRDLSRKFVCFAQNSIGNTTRTIQLRKKEGAVLVYLLLGTALMLVGILVAAALLYWHWIEVVLLCRSYKSKDETLRDKKEFDAFVSYADWSSPETEARGSLSEEHLALNLFPEVLENTYGYSLCLLERDVTPGGVYADDIVHIIKKSRRGIFILSPRYISGPRVFELQAAVNLALVDQTLKLILIKFCSFQEPESLPYLVKKALRVLPTVTWKGLKSVPASSRFWTQIRYHMPVKNSNRFMFNWLRIIPKGFSPEKDLVRQKALGGTRNSGNSHGAQNRTQDERDCKGAQNLLLSSHQKRC